In Candidatus Bathyarchaeota archaeon, one DNA window encodes the following:
- a CDS encoding methyltransferase domain-containing protein: MSHINDSGVDQPQCRHGGRRGPSSFWMHNPEVVFDEINLKSGETFLDLGSGHGDYSLYAAKIVGASGIVYAIDKWVELVTNLVATADSQGLANVFGITSDITAPLPLKDNCVDVCFISTVLHIINTRDTKGLMDPLFREVRRVLKSTGRLIIIECKKEELPFGPPFHMRLSPKETEDVAKQYGFEKTRIIDLGYNYMITFKIKTNS; this comes from the coding sequence ATGAGTCATATAAATGATTCAGGTGTAGACCAACCTCAATGCAGACACGGTGGACGTAGAGGTCCTAGCAGTTTTTGGATGCATAATCCTGAAGTTGTTTTTGATGAAATCAACCTTAAATCTGGCGAAACCTTCTTGGATTTGGGTAGTGGACATGGAGACTATTCACTTTATGCTGCTAAAATCGTTGGGGCCTCTGGAATCGTATATGCTATAGACAAATGGGTGGAACTTGTTACTAATTTAGTTGCAACTGCAGATTCTCAGGGGTTGGCTAACGTTTTCGGTATTACTTCTGATATAACTGCTCCTTTACCTTTGAAAGATAACTGCGTTGATGTATGCTTCATTTCTACAGTACTTCACATCATAAATACCCGCGATACAAAGGGCTTAATGGATCCGCTATTTAGAGAGGTTCGTCGCGTTTTAAAATCAACAGGTCGTTTGATAATTATTGAATGCAAAAAAGAAGAACTGCCGTTTGGTCCGCCATTTCATATGCGTTTGTCACCGAAAGAAACTGAAGATGTGGCAAAACAATATGGTTTTGAAAAAACACGTATCATTGACCTTGGATATAACTACATGATAACCTTCAAAATCAAAACAAACAGTTAA
- the tsaA gene encoding tRNA (N6-threonylcarbamoyladenosine(37)-N6)-methyltransferase TrmO, with translation MPEEQIQIRPVGVIKNKVKKPFLKPEDSDLKLQKEIDAIRKDFRKSCNQISEIIINKDIADILDGVEAYSHLVVLYWAHQVPKESRRLTKVHPMGRKETPLSGIFSTCSPARPNPLLMSIVRLCAKKENVLQVKGLDAIDGSPVIDIKPYVKEFYPQKDVLTPDWMQKLCQEMNNESYK, from the coding sequence ATGCCAGAAGAGCAAATTCAAATACGACCCGTAGGTGTAATCAAAAACAAAGTCAAAAAGCCTTTTTTGAAGCCAGAAGACAGCGATTTAAAACTGCAAAAAGAAATTGACGCTATCCGAAAAGATTTCCGTAAATCATGCAATCAAATTTCAGAAATAATAATCAATAAAGACATAGCCGATATTCTTGATGGTGTTGAGGCTTATTCTCATCTTGTTGTGCTTTACTGGGCACATCAAGTGCCTAAGGAAAGTCGTAGATTAACAAAAGTGCATCCTATGGGTCGTAAAGAAACGCCCTTATCGGGGATTTTTAGTACGTGTAGTCCAGCTCGCCCTAATCCTTTACTTATGTCTATTGTTAGACTTTGTGCAAAAAAAGAAAACGTTCTGCAGGTAAAAGGACTGGATGCAATAGATGGCAGTCCCGTTATTGACATTAAACCTTACGTAAAAGAATTCTATCCCCAAAAAGATGTTCTGACCCCTGATTGGATGCAAAAACTTTGTCAGGAGATGAACAATGAGTCATATAAATGA
- a CDS encoding FmdE family protein: MNKICKQDDFFNPNPKQEISEAIASEDLLKLLRITGTLHGHFCPGSALGVMASVYGLNMLKRDGVTLDGMEELIAIVETNACFSDGVQMVSGCTLGNNGLIYRDLGKHAVTFAIRGKDTGVRVRVLPYFRTYLKQEVPEFFALIEQLTNNTVWTATKQKTYREKGWEAACALIKLPFEKVLSAKNVPVMLPDYAPLLKSVVCDVCGEEVMATKSVSEGTRSLCLTCSGERYFQVEGKGIVAQNTQSKV, from the coding sequence ATGAATAAAATATGCAAACAAGACGACTTTTTCAATCCCAATCCAAAACAAGAAATATCTGAAGCAATAGCGTCTGAGGACTTACTGAAGCTCTTAAGGATAACTGGAACACTTCATGGTCACTTTTGTCCAGGAAGTGCCCTTGGTGTCATGGCTTCAGTTTATGGTTTAAACATGCTCAAAAGAGATGGCGTAACATTAGACGGTATGGAAGAACTCATAGCCATAGTGGAAACCAATGCATGCTTTTCAGACGGAGTACAAATGGTGTCAGGTTGTACTCTTGGAAATAATGGGTTAATATATCGTGATTTAGGAAAACACGCCGTAACTTTTGCCATACGCGGAAAAGATACCGGGGTTCGTGTTAGGGTTTTGCCCTATTTTCGTACATATCTAAAACAAGAGGTTCCAGAGTTTTTTGCACTTATAGAACAATTAACTAATAATACAGTTTGGACTGCCACCAAACAAAAGACTTATCGCGAAAAAGGATGGGAAGCAGCATGTGCCCTCATAAAGCTTCCTTTTGAAAAAGTTCTTTCAGCCAAAAATGTTCCTGTAATGTTGCCTGATTATGCACCGCTACTAAAAAGCGTAGTCTGTGATGTTTGTGGCGAAGAAGTTATGGCAACAAAAAGCGTTAGTGAAGGAACCCGCAGTCTTTGTTTAACATGTAGCGGAGAACGATACTTCCAAGTGGAAGGTAAGGGAATAGTTGCACAGAACACTCAATCAAAGGTGTAA
- a CDS encoding HAD-IC family P-type ATPase: MSQENTWHSIDAEDAFKKIKTSENGLSTAEAEARLKKYGFNELQAEKKTSRLTLFLEKIRNPIVIVLIFAAIISLFVEHYYDALVIFVVIIIDMTVGFIQEFKAEEAINALKSMSAPEAEVIRDGTEIRIKAKEIVPGDILLLDAGDKIPADARIFECYNLEINESMLTGESTPVRKTSDRLAGELPIEERKNMAFAGTVITQGRGQAVVIATGMFGEIGKIATLMKETKKGKTPIEKRSADLGKKISYFALAASIITFTVAILQGIGFLETLLFVIAAAVSAIPQGLPIVVTITLAVGLHRMAKRNAIIRKLQAVDTLGSATVICTDKTGTLTTNQMTVQKIFSNNHLIDVTGVGYAPEGEFVAGNVKVDPEKDVALKQLLKTAILCNDSRLRKQETNGAFSWDIYGDPTEGALVVAGAKTQLHKNILDEEFPRVDEIPFDSKERYMATFHEVNGQVEAHIKGAPESIIELCSHIFEDGKVKKLTQQKKEELLQVNTQLAGQALRVLAMATRTVKTEDQLSLKQEIERKASTLTFLGLMGMIDPPRPEVKNAVKLCKKAGIRVVMATGDQKLTAEAIAKDIGISEKGSLAISGTELEQMSDEQLDEVIEKTLVFARASPTHKHRIVESLKRKGHIVAMTGDGVNDAPALKAAGIGVAMGITGTDVTKETADMILTDDNFTSIVNAVEEGRVVFENIQKTVKYLIATNAGEIIAFIGALFLFPGNFIFTAVQILWVNLVTDGLLDKFIAMEPKEAGVMNMPPRKPDAKIFTRGILLNTIFVGVFMGVGTLLVYSFALGRGDVLIATTMAFMTISMFQIFSGINCRSRTQSVFKIGLFSNKYLIVAILTSVILQVLATVLPQLQVALGTTALSIWDWLIIFGVSSSVFVAEEIRKFARQKIIDRRTKKEK; encoded by the coding sequence ATGTCACAAGAAAATACTTGGCACAGCATAGACGCTGAAGATGCATTCAAAAAAATCAAAACAAGCGAAAATGGCTTATCAACCGCTGAGGCAGAGGCAAGACTAAAAAAATACGGTTTTAATGAACTCCAAGCAGAAAAGAAAACCAGCAGATTAACCTTATTTTTGGAAAAAATCCGAAACCCTATTGTAATAGTGCTAATCTTTGCTGCAATCATTTCATTATTTGTAGAGCATTACTATGATGCCCTTGTTATTTTTGTGGTCATAATTATCGATATGACCGTGGGCTTTATTCAGGAATTTAAAGCGGAAGAAGCAATCAACGCCCTAAAATCAATGAGCGCACCTGAAGCTGAGGTCATTCGTGATGGTACAGAAATCCGAATTAAAGCAAAAGAAATAGTGCCAGGTGACATTTTACTGCTCGATGCAGGGGATAAAATACCTGCTGACGCACGCATTTTTGAATGTTACAATCTTGAAATCAATGAGTCTATGCTTACAGGTGAATCCACTCCTGTGCGTAAAACTTCAGACAGACTCGCTGGTGAATTGCCAATTGAAGAAAGAAAGAACATGGCTTTTGCTGGGACTGTAATTACGCAGGGCAGAGGACAAGCGGTTGTTATTGCAACAGGAATGTTTGGCGAGATTGGCAAAATTGCTACGTTAATGAAAGAAACCAAAAAAGGGAAAACACCCATTGAGAAACGTTCTGCAGATTTAGGTAAAAAAATAAGCTATTTTGCTTTAGCCGCAAGCATCATAACCTTTACAGTTGCAATTCTTCAGGGTATCGGTTTTCTTGAAACGCTTCTGTTTGTTATTGCAGCAGCTGTTTCGGCGATTCCGCAGGGATTACCAATAGTTGTCACAATAACCCTTGCTGTTGGCTTACATCGTATGGCTAAACGTAATGCCATTATTCGAAAACTTCAAGCTGTTGATACTTTAGGTTCTGCAACTGTAATATGTACTGACAAAACAGGTACTCTAACAACTAATCAAATGACGGTACAAAAAATCTTCAGTAACAATCACTTAATTGATGTTACTGGTGTCGGGTATGCTCCAGAAGGCGAATTTGTCGCTGGAAATGTAAAGGTAGATCCTGAAAAGGATGTTGCGTTAAAACAGCTTCTTAAAACGGCAATCTTGTGCAATGACTCAAGATTACGAAAACAAGAAACAAACGGTGCCTTCAGCTGGGATATTTATGGTGACCCAACTGAAGGTGCTTTAGTTGTTGCTGGAGCGAAAACTCAATTACATAAAAACATACTGGATGAAGAGTTTCCAAGAGTTGACGAAATCCCATTTGACTCCAAAGAAAGATACATGGCAACATTTCATGAAGTTAACGGACAAGTTGAAGCACACATCAAGGGTGCACCTGAAAGCATAATTGAGCTTTGCTCTCACATTTTTGAAGATGGCAAAGTTAAAAAACTGACACAACAGAAGAAAGAAGAACTTCTACAAGTTAATACCCAACTGGCAGGTCAAGCATTAAGAGTACTGGCGATGGCTACTCGAACCGTAAAAACTGAAGACCAACTTTCTCTAAAACAAGAAATTGAACGCAAAGCCTCAACGCTGACCTTCTTAGGACTTATGGGAATGATTGACCCGCCAAGACCGGAAGTTAAAAACGCTGTCAAACTCTGTAAAAAAGCAGGCATTAGAGTTGTCATGGCAACTGGCGACCAAAAACTAACAGCCGAAGCCATAGCAAAAGATATCGGTATTTCAGAAAAAGGTTCCTTGGCTATTTCAGGCACTGAACTTGAACAAATGAGTGACGAACAACTTGATGAAGTCATCGAAAAAACGCTGGTTTTTGCTCGCGCATCACCCACTCACAAACACCGCATAGTGGAATCTCTAAAACGTAAGGGTCACATAGTGGCAATGACCGGAGACGGCGTAAATGATGCACCCGCGTTAAAAGCAGCTGGAATTGGCGTTGCAATGGGCATCACCGGTACAGATGTCACTAAAGAAACGGCAGACATGATTTTGACAGATGATAACTTTACAAGTATTGTTAATGCTGTTGAAGAAGGTAGGGTAGTTTTTGAAAATATTCAAAAAACAGTAAAATATTTGATTGCAACAAACGCAGGGGAAATTATTGCGTTTATTGGTGCTTTGTTCCTGTTTCCAGGTAATTTTATTTTTACAGCGGTGCAAATATTGTGGGTTAACCTTGTAACGGATGGTCTTTTAGACAAATTCATTGCAATGGAGCCCAAAGAAGCAGGCGTTATGAATATGCCCCCTAGAAAACCAGACGCTAAAATATTCACTCGGGGTATACTGCTAAATACAATATTTGTAGGAGTATTCATGGGTGTTGGAACACTTCTGGTTTACTCGTTTGCTTTAGGCAGAGGCGATGTTTTAATTGCTACAACTATGGCTTTCATGACAATTTCGATGTTCCAAATATTTAGCGGCATCAACTGCAGATCACGAACGCAATCAGTTTTCAAAATAGGCTTGTTCAGTAACAAATACTTGATTGTTGCAATACTCACTTCAGTTATCCTACAGGTGTTGGCAACTGTTCTTCCACAACTTCAAGTTGCATTAGGAACCACTGCGCTCTCAATTTGGGATTGGTTGATAATCTTTGGGGTATCCAGTTCTGTCTTTGTTGCTGAAGAAATACGCAAGTTTGCTAGACAAAAAATTATTGACAGGAGAACAAAAAAAGAAAAGTGA
- a CDS encoding nitroreductase family protein, producing MDLSEAISKRRSIRNFKDQPLPAGTVEKLIDAARKVPSAGNLQPWEFVVVSKAEHKKMLFYAARAQTQMTQASVVIVVCVNQHVAQQYGSRGINLYCIQDASAAVENLMLTAVSLGLGACWIGAFQEDEVAKIVKAPEGLRPVAMVTVGFPNEMPPERPKRALSEVMHKETF from the coding sequence ATGGACCTTTCCGAAGCCATAAGCAAAAGACGAAGCATACGAAACTTCAAAGACCAACCCTTGCCCGCGGGTACAGTTGAAAAACTCATTGATGCTGCAAGAAAGGTGCCTTCCGCTGGAAATCTTCAGCCATGGGAATTTGTTGTTGTGTCCAAGGCAGAGCATAAGAAAATGCTGTTTTATGCTGCAAGAGCGCAAACTCAAATGACGCAGGCTTCAGTTGTTATTGTGGTTTGTGTTAATCAGCACGTTGCTCAACAGTATGGTTCACGCGGGATTAACCTTTATTGCATTCAAGATGCGTCAGCAGCGGTTGAAAACCTGATGTTAACTGCGGTATCTCTGGGGTTGGGAGCTTGCTGGATTGGTGCTTTCCAAGAGGACGAAGTTGCAAAAATAGTTAAGGCACCCGAGGGTTTACGTCCTGTGGCTATGGTTACTGTGGGATTTCCAAACGAGATGCCACCAGAACGACCTAAGCGTGCACTAAGTGAAGTAATGCATAAAGAAACTTTCTAG
- a CDS encoding 60S ribosomal protein L22 codes for MVEVKINASEIKGSGDKMIEKLADFLKDKTGGEVSTESKVITVKGEGPALAKKYIRVTIKKFLHKHELIDTFRVVVDTEEDGALYIKERKTYEED; via the coding sequence ATGGTTGAAGTTAAAATAAATGCTTCAGAAATCAAAGGCAGCGGAGACAAAATGATTGAAAAACTAGCCGATTTCCTCAAAGACAAAACAGGCGGGGAAGTCTCCACAGAATCCAAAGTCATCACAGTGAAAGGTGAAGGACCAGCACTAGCCAAAAAATACATCCGTGTAACAATCAAAAAATTCCTCCACAAACACGAATTAATCGACACTTTCCGAGTAGTAGTTGACACAGAAGAAGACGGCGCATTATACATTAAAGAACGCAAAACATACGAAGAAGACTAA
- the msrA gene encoding peptide-methionine (S)-S-oxide reductase MsrA produces MNQTKKPLETATLAAGCFWCTEAAFSIIKGVEKIELGYTGGSLPNPTYAMVSKGMTGYAEAAQITFDPEVISFRDILHVFFSMHDPTSLNRQGADVGTQYRSAIFYSSEEQRRVALEVINELTNESIWDKPIVTSVEPLTMFYKAETYHKDYYKKHPKDSYCQIVIAPKITKLQQKFIDKIKAPI; encoded by the coding sequence TTAGCCGCGGGTTGTTTTTGGTGCACAGAAGCAGCTTTTAGCATCATAAAGGGTGTGGAAAAAATAGAGCTCGGTTATACAGGGGGTAGTTTGCCTAATCCAACGTATGCGATGGTTTCTAAGGGCATGACAGGGTATGCGGAGGCGGCGCAGATAACTTTTGATCCAGAGGTGATTAGTTTTAGGGATATTTTGCATGTTTTCTTTTCCATGCATGATCCAACTTCGCTGAATAGGCAGGGTGCGGATGTAGGTACTCAGTATCGAAGCGCGATTTTTTACAGCAGTGAAGAGCAGAGGCGGGTGGCGCTTGAGGTTATTAACGAGTTAACCAATGAGAGTATTTGGGATAAGCCAATCGTGACCAGTGTGGAACCCTTAACAATGTTTTACAAAGCAGAAACATACCATAAAGACTACTACAAAAAACATCCCAAAGATTCCTACTGCCAAATCGTTATTGCACCCAAAATCACTAAGCTTCAGCAGAAATTTATTGATAAAATAAAAGCTCCAATCTGA